From Aliarcobacter butzleri, the proteins below share one genomic window:
- a CDS encoding FecR family protein: MKTINEEAIFWLIKEKEGLSEAERIELKEWLEKNPFHQKSYNTNKLLRENFSKISGNMREKLVEKANQGAKKTKFIEQTKKFFVAASLFFCIGFGLDYFFIPVYSQNLVSIQEKENVFMLPDSSKIVLDVNSSLNVNYYKSSRNVDFIEGRAVFYVSKDKDKPFIIKTKDEKIEVVGTAFEVSNLNDSFSVKVKEGRVKVFFDKKIAYLNQGEKIFIDKNKKIELAKTQVEDIATWEKGFLTFDKTTLKDSLEEFSRYKNIKIEFQDEKVSKTEITGKFDIDDFDKFLMALPKIYSVKVDKSQNTFKFSKK, encoded by the coding sequence ATGAAAACAATTAATGAAGAAGCTATTTTTTGGCTAATAAAAGAGAAAGAAGGATTAAGTGAAGCAGAAAGAATTGAATTAAAAGAGTGGTTAGAAAAAAATCCTTTTCATCAAAAGTCTTACAATACAAATAAACTGTTAAGAGAAAATTTTTCAAAAATATCAGGAAATATGAGAGAAAAATTAGTAGAAAAAGCAAATCAAGGAGCTAAAAAAACTAAATTTATAGAACAAACAAAAAAGTTTTTTGTTGCTGCTTCACTTTTTTTCTGTATTGGTTTTGGACTAGATTATTTTTTTATACCAGTTTATTCACAAAACCTAGTTTCAATTCAAGAAAAAGAGAATGTTTTTATGCTTCCTGATAGTTCTAAAATAGTTTTAGATGTAAATTCAAGTTTAAATGTAAACTATTATAAAAGTAGTAGAAATGTTGATTTTATAGAGGGAAGAGCAGTTTTTTATGTCTCAAAAGATAAAGACAAACCATTTATAATAAAAACAAAAGATGAAAAAATAGAAGTAGTTGGAACGGCATTTGAAGTTTCAAATTTAAATGATAGTTTTAGTGTAAAAGTAAAAGAGGGAAGAGTAAAAGTATTTTTTGATAAAAAAATAGCCTATTTAAATCAAGGTGAAAAAATATTTATAGATAAAAATAAAAAAATTGAGTTAGCAAAAACACAAGTAGAAGATATAGCAACTTGGGAAAAAGGTTTTTTAACTTTTGATAAAACTACTTTAAAAGATAGTTTAGAAGAGTTTTCAAGATATAAAAATATAAAAATAGAATTTCAAGATGAAAAAGTATCTAAAACGGAAATTACAGGTAAGTTTGATATAGATGATTTTGATAAATTTTTAATGGCATTACCAAAAATCTATTCAGTAAAAGTAGATAAAAGTCAAAATACTTTTAAGTTTTCTAAAAAATAA
- a CDS encoding NAD(P)H-dependent oxidoreductase → MSEICIISIIILKGQKMAQSKKRVLINLVHPNMNESRVNKVLNEVAQKEDFVTINNLYAKYPDFKIDAKKEQQLLLENDVIVFQFPMYWLSSPALLKEWLDVVLEYNFAFGEHYKLENKTLLIATSVGSGTAQYNKNGSNKFTVEEILNSFEASANYIKMNYAKPFVTYETFVISDEKLEESAKNYVEYLKELAK, encoded by the coding sequence ATGTCAGAAATATGTATTATTTCAATAATTATTTTAAAAGGACAAAAAATGGCACAATCTAAAAAAAGAGTTTTAATAAATTTAGTTCACCCAAATATGAATGAATCAAGAGTAAATAAAGTTTTAAATGAAGTTGCACAAAAAGAAGATTTTGTAACAATCAATAATCTATATGCAAAATATCCAGATTTTAAAATTGATGCAAAAAAAGAGCAACAACTACTTTTAGAAAATGATGTAATTGTTTTTCAATTTCCAATGTATTGGTTAAGTTCTCCAGCACTTTTAAAAGAGTGGTTAGATGTAGTTTTAGAATATAATTTTGCTTTTGGTGAACACTATAAATTAGAGAATAAAACTCTATTAATTGCAACAAGTGTGGGAAGTGGAACAGCACAATATAATAAAAATGGAAGTAATAAATTTACAGTTGAAGAGATTTTAAACTCATTTGAAGCATCAGCAAACTATATAAAAATGAATTATGCAAAACCATTTGTAACTTATGAAACTTTTGTAATAAGCGATGAAAAACTTGAAGAATCTGCAAAAAATTATGTTGAATATTTAAAAGAGTTAGCTAAATAA
- a CDS encoding ABC transporter ATP-binding protein, with protein MNIIDFENIDVGYDEKIVLKDVNLKIKEGEHWAILGANGSGKSTLMKLIQSEIHPRHTKEFKKEIFGKSRYSIFELRCELGIITNDLHNYFAKEAGYLTGFEVVLSGHYGSIGIFTHQDFTKEQILKAKEVMQFLEIEDLKDKKVAAMSTGQLRKCIVGRALIHNPKAFVLDEPTVGLDIKAQINFIKMLKKLALRSSIILVTHHLEEVFEEIENVALVYNQTIYKSGKKEDILTSENLSEIFETKLTLKEKNKRYFIEEIL; from the coding sequence ATGAATATAATAGATTTTGAGAATATTGATGTAGGATATGATGAAAAAATAGTTCTAAAAGATGTAAATTTAAAAATTAAAGAAGGTGAACACTGGGCAATTTTAGGAGCCAATGGAAGTGGAAAATCAACTTTAATGAAACTAATCCAATCAGAAATTCATCCAAGACATACAAAAGAGTTTAAAAAAGAGATTTTTGGTAAAAGTAGATATTCTATATTTGAACTAAGATGTGAACTTGGGATTATAACAAACGACTTACATAACTATTTTGCAAAAGAAGCTGGTTATTTAACTGGTTTTGAAGTTGTTTTAAGTGGACATTATGGTTCTATTGGAATTTTTACTCATCAAGATTTTACTAAAGAGCAAATATTAAAAGCAAAAGAAGTTATGCAATTTTTAGAAATAGAAGATTTAAAAGATAAAAAAGTTGCTGCAATGAGTACAGGACAACTACGAAAATGTATAGTAGGACGAGCATTAATTCATAATCCAAAAGCTTTTGTTTTAGATGAGCCAACAGTAGGTTTAGATATAAAAGCACAAATAAACTTCATAAAAATGTTAAAAAAACTAGCTCTTCGTTCTTCTATTATTTTAGTAACTCACCATTTAGAAGAAGTTTTTGAAGAAATAGAAAATGTTGCTTTAGTTTATAATCAAACAATTTATAAAAGTGGAAAAAAAGAGGATATTTTGACAAGTGAAAATCTATCAGAGATTTTTGAAACTAAACTTACTTTAAAAGAGAAAAATAAAAGATATTTTATTGAAGAGATTTTGTAA
- a CDS encoding winged helix-turn-helix transcriptional regulator, whose product MVSLNGKVYECPSKIPLDLVDDKWKFLILWNLAFKALRISELSEKISDISQRTLSRKLKALEEVSLVKRVVFAEVPPRVEYSLTIHGERLLEVFEMMSKWGEQYAKEMDAII is encoded by the coding sequence ATGGTAAGTCTAAATGGAAAAGTTTATGAATGTCCAAGTAAAATCCCCCTGGATTTAGTTGATGACAAATGGAAATTTTTAATTCTATGGAATCTAGCTTTTAAAGCTCTTAGAATTAGTGAACTATCTGAAAAAATAAGTGATATTTCACAAAGAACTCTAAGTAGAAAGTTAAAAGCATTAGAAGAAGTATCTTTAGTAAAAAGAGTAGTTTTTGCAGAAGTTCCCCCAAGAGTTGAATACTCTTTAACAATACATGGAGAAAGATTACTCGAAGTATTTGAAATGATGAGTAAATGGGGAGAACAATATGCAAAAGAGATGGATGCTATAATATAA
- a CDS encoding DMT family transporter, which produces MSKNLNAHFIILIATFLVGGSFIVSQKLSGIIDPISITLLRFIIASLLLAPIVLFNQKYRKKVISTFKRAMIISFFYSIYFIGLFKSLEFTTALNTGTIFTLVPLLTALFSIFVFKQKISFNQYLIYLIGIIGTCMVIFKGNLELFLSLSLNKGDVIFIFSTFCMALYSISAKYFHKQDDELMVLVFMTLVGGIVWMSLALVLFDVPLNWQEISSKEFLYLGYLTVFATLVTSYLYQKATIVLGPKKVMAYVYLNPGAIAILLFVFEFKSINFWMFLGILISSFATLILLKKE; this is translated from the coding sequence ATGTCAAAAAATTTAAATGCACACTTTATAATATTAATAGCCACTTTTTTAGTTGGTGGTTCTTTTATAGTTTCACAAAAGTTATCAGGTATAATAGATCCAATTTCTATCACACTTCTTAGATTTATTATAGCTTCATTGCTTTTAGCACCAATTGTTCTTTTCAATCAAAAATATAGAAAAAAAGTTATTTCAACTTTTAAAAGAGCTATGATAATAAGCTTTTTTTATTCTATTTATTTTATTGGATTATTTAAGTCTTTAGAGTTTACAACAGCTTTAAATACAGGAACAATATTTACTTTAGTTCCACTTTTAACTGCACTTTTTTCAATATTTGTATTTAAACAAAAAATATCTTTTAATCAATATTTGATTTATTTAATTGGAATAATTGGAACTTGTATGGTTATTTTTAAAGGAAATTTAGAGTTATTTTTATCATTATCATTAAATAAAGGAGATGTAATATTTATTTTTTCAACTTTTTGTATGGCTTTATATTCAATAAGTGCGAAATATTTTCATAAACAAGATGATGAACTAATGGTATTAGTTTTTATGACTTTAGTTGGTGGAATAGTTTGGATGAGTTTAGCTTTAGTCTTATTTGATGTACCTTTAAATTGGCAAGAAATAAGTAGTAAAGAGTTCTTATATCTAGGATATTTGACTGTTTTTGCTACTTTAGTTACTTCTTATTTATATCAAAAAGCAACAATTGTTTTAGGTCCTAAGAAAGTGATGGCTTATGTATATTTAAATCCAGGAGCAATTGCTATTTTACTTTTTGTATTTGAGTTTAAAAGTATAAACTTTTGGATGTTTTTAGGGATTTTGATATCTTCATTTGCAACTTTAATTTTATTAAAAAAAGAGTAG
- a CDS encoding NAD(P)-dependent alcohol dehydrogenase: MKGFAMLKIGQVGWIEKEKPTCGAMDAIVKPIAVSPCSSDVHTVWAGALGDRHDMILGHEAVGEVVEVGSLVKDFKVGDKVVVPAITPDWNSLEAQAGYSMHSGGMLAGWKFSNFKDGVFAEYFHVNDADGNLALLPDDVDPIEAVMLCDMVPTGVHGAELADIKFGDSVCVIGIGPVGLMAVRASAIRGASRLFAVGSRPNCIEVAKDFGATDIINYKNGDIVEQVMEKTKGKGVDRVIIAGGDVDTFVQATNILKPGGTIGNVNYLGSGDFVKIPRLTWGNGMAHKTIVGGLMPGGRLRIEKLVSLIQSKRINPKKLITHTFNGMEHIEEALLLMKDKPRDLIKPVVIF, from the coding sequence ATGAAAGGCTTTGCAATGTTGAAAATAGGGCAAGTAGGTTGGATAGAAAAAGAAAAACCAACTTGTGGTGCAATGGATGCGATAGTTAAACCAATAGCAGTTTCACCTTGTTCATCTGATGTTCATACTGTTTGGGCTGGAGCTTTAGGTGATAGACATGATATGATCTTAGGGCATGAGGCTGTTGGAGAAGTAGTAGAAGTTGGTTCATTGGTAAAAGATTTTAAAGTAGGAGATAAAGTAGTTGTTCCTGCTATTACACCTGATTGGAATAGTTTAGAAGCACAAGCTGGATACTCTATGCATTCAGGTGGAATGCTTGCAGGTTGGAAGTTTTCTAACTTTAAAGACGGAGTATTTGCAGAGTATTTTCATGTAAATGACGCAGATGGGAATTTGGCACTTTTACCTGATGATGTTGATCCAATTGAAGCCGTTATGTTATGTGATATGGTTCCAACAGGAGTTCATGGCGCTGAACTTGCAGATATCAAATTTGGAGATAGTGTTTGTGTTATAGGAATTGGTCCAGTAGGATTGATGGCTGTAAGAGCTTCAGCAATAAGAGGGGCTTCAAGACTTTTTGCTGTTGGAAGTCGTCCAAATTGTATTGAAGTAGCTAAAGATTTTGGAGCAACAGATATTATTAATTATAAAAATGGTGATATTGTTGAACAAGTTATGGAAAAAACAAAAGGAAAAGGTGTTGATAGAGTAATCATTGCAGGTGGAGATGTGGATACTTTTGTTCAAGCTACAAATATATTAAAACCAGGTGGAACAATAGGAAATGTAAACTATTTAGGTTCAGGTGATTTTGTAAAAATTCCAAGACTTACTTGGGGAAATGGAATGGCTCATAAAACAATAGTTGGAGGATTGATGCCAGGAGGAAGACTAAGAATTGAAAAACTTGTTTCTTTAATTCAATCAAAAAGAATAAATCCTAAAAAATTGATAACTCATACTTTTAATGGTATGGAACACATTGAAGAAGCTTTACTTTTGATGAAAGATAAACCAAGAGATTTGATTAAGCCAGTTGTAATTTTTTGA
- a CDS encoding RNA polymerase sigma factor has translation MTQYYQELLYYVQKMVGDKEKAKDIIQESYSRMLDIDKISPIENKRAFLYKLAKNIVFDIVRKDKHILSIEYFEEEYNIPEKEQPDELLFEENQQEMLFEILDTIPAKNAQAFILHVFEGFTRKEIASKMGITVSAVEKHIIRATEKIKDKLKNIEGYN, from the coding sequence ATGACGCAGTATTATCAGGAATTACTGTATTATGTTCAAAAAATGGTTGGCGATAAAGAGAAAGCAAAGGACATAATACAAGAATCTTATAGTAGAATGTTAGACATAGATAAAATCTCACCAATAGAAAATAAAAGAGCCTTTTTATACAAACTAGCTAAAAATATTGTTTTTGATATAGTAAGAAAAGACAAACATATACTTTCAATAGAATATTTTGAAGAAGAGTATAATATCCCAGAAAAAGAACAACCTGATGAACTACTTTTTGAAGAAAATCAACAAGAAATGCTATTTGAAATTTTAGATACAATTCCTGCCAAAAATGCACAAGCTTTCATTTTACATGTTTTTGAAGGTTTTACTAGGAAAGAGATAGCTTCTAAAATGGGAATAACTGTATCTGCAGTTGAAAAACATATTATTCGAGCGACAGAAAAAATAAAAGATAAGCTAAAAAATATTGAAGGATATAATTGA
- a CDS encoding Crp/Fnr family transcriptional regulator → MKINNDEIFESLNKTMNSYFPISQTTWKEFKKICKIRTIKKNEYAFDMYDKVNAISFVYSGLFRTFIINEKGEEYTKNFFWETRFYGPMVALLTNTPITSIVQALEDSIVVDIQHDKYREILAKYDDLKMYHILYLEKHWIMQKDDNGYSLVLEDAKQRYERFKKEFGHIISRLSQYQIASYLGISPTHLSRIRKES, encoded by the coding sequence ATGAAAATAAACAATGATGAAATATTTGAATCTTTAAATAAAACTATGAATTCTTATTTTCCTATATCTCAAACTACTTGGAAAGAGTTCAAAAAGATTTGTAAAATAAGAACTATCAAAAAGAATGAGTATGCTTTTGATATGTATGACAAAGTAAATGCCATAAGTTTTGTATATAGTGGACTTTTTAGAACTTTTATTATAAATGAAAAAGGTGAAGAATATACAAAAAACTTCTTTTGGGAAACAAGATTTTATGGTCCAATGGTTGCTTTACTTACAAACACTCCAATAACTTCTATTGTTCAAGCTTTAGAAGATTCAATCGTTGTTGATATACAACATGATAAATATAGAGAGATTTTAGCTAAATATGATGATTTGAAGATGTATCATATTTTGTATTTAGAAAAGCACTGGATTATGCAAAAAGATGACAATGGCTACTCTTTGGTTTTAGAAGATGCAAAACAAAGATATGAAAGATTTAAAAAAGAGTTTGGACATATAATCTCAAGACTTTCACAATATCAAATTGCTTCATATTTGGGTATTTCACCAACTCACTTAAGTAGAATAAGAAAAGAGTCTTAA